Proteins encoded by one window of Canis lupus dingo isolate Sandy chromosome 10, ASM325472v2, whole genome shotgun sequence:
- the MFNG gene encoding beta-1,3-N-acetylglucosaminyltransferase manic fringe, producing MQCRLLRGLALLTLLCMGLLSLRYHSSLSPQGVQEPPGLSPPSPLSPELRLHDVFIAVKTTRTFHRSRLELLLDTWVSRTREQTFVFTDSPDEGLQERLGSHLMVTNCSAEHSHPALSCKMAAEFDTFLASGLRWFCHVDDDNYVNPRALLRLLKTFPQTRDVYLGRPSLNRPIRASEPRPHNRTRQVQFWFATGGAGFCINRKLALKMAPWASGSRFVETSALIRLPDDCTVGYIVECKLRGHLQPSPLFHSHLETLQLLGAAQLPEQVTLSYGVFEGKLNVIKLQGPFSPEEDPSRFRSLHCLLYPDTPWCPS from the exons ATGCAGTGCCGCCTCCTCCGCGGCCTGGCCCTCCTCACCCTTCTGTGCATGGGGCTCCTCTCCCTACGGTACCACTCGAGCCTGTCCCCACAGGGCGTGCAGGAGCCCCCCGGGCTGAGCCCGCCAAGCCCTCTGTCCCCCGAACTGCGGCTGCACGATGTCTTCATTGCGGTCAAGACAACCCGAACCTTCCACCGCTCCCGCCTGGAGCTGCTGCTCGACACGTGGGTCTCCAGAACCAGGGAACAG aCATTCGTCTTCACCGACAGCCCAGATGAAGGCCTCCAGGAGAGACTGG GGTCCCACCTAATGGTCACCAACTGCTCTGCTGAGCACAGCCACCCGGCGCTGTCCTGCAAGATGGCTGCTGAGTTTGACACCTTCTTGGCCAGTGGGCTGCG GTGGTTCTGCCACGTGGATGACGACAACTATGTGAACCCAAGGGCGCTGCTGAGGCTGCTAAAAACCTTCCCCCAGACTCGCGACGTCTACCTGGGCCGGCCCAGCCTGAACCGGCCCATCCGCGCTTCGGAGCCCAGGCCGCACAACCGCACG AGGCAGGTACAGTTCTGGTTTGCCACTGGGGGTGCTGGCTTCTGCATCAACCGCAAACTGGCATTGAAGATGGCCCCATGGGCCAG TGGCTCCCGCTTCGTGGAAACGTCTGCCCTCATCCGGTTGCCTGATGACTGCACTGTGGGCTACATCGTCGAGTGCAAGCTACggggccacctgcagcccagccccctcTTCCACTCCCACCTGGAGACCTTGCAGCTGCTGGGGGCTGCTCAGCTCCCAGAGCAG GTCACTCTCAGCTATGGTGTCTTTGAGGGGAAGCTCAATGTCATTAAGCTACAAGGCCCCTTCTCCCCTGAGGAGGACCCTTCCAG GTTCCGTTCCCTCCATTGTCTCCTATACCCAGACACTCCTTGGTGTCCAAGCTGA